Proteins encoded together in one Miscanthus floridulus cultivar M001 chromosome 16, ASM1932011v1, whole genome shotgun sequence window:
- the LOC136509892 gene encoding putative ubiquitin-conjugating enzyme E2 38, with protein MKTRASKSYLCAGSSSFDDPDVVEVSPAAAAGWAPSHHKRKRSQVVPQEVIEIDDDDPDGVIIIGDKAPVDKNKQTVVCPMNWPKHGKSGWIQDCPGPSTYVSKHTNSWADLVFQDESVYNYSDDYPYEGFEEDYAYDEDEFEDDGYDAPLIESEFKFGLSAKFDNLDVPPGLEASLPWMQNTAIEIANKTKSTKAVDDKIEEKYKTFKRFDTVDDHSDHYYSKPEKRKVQVVKKPSKDWVKRIQHEWKVLEKDLPDTIFVRAYEDRMDLLRAVIMGPAGTPYHDGLFFFDIYFPPQYPNVPPMVNYRAGGLRLNPNLYACGKVCLSLLNTWTGSGCEKWNPANSTMLQVLVSIQALVLNAKPYFNEPGYAMHANTAHGEKKSLTYNEDTFLLSCRTMLYSLRNPPKNFEDFVAGHFRKYGCNILVACRAYLDGAQVGCLSGDGVQDVDEGDTSCSVRFKQSLKRLVEELLMEFTAKGADCGKFLTEKARSGASTSAADTTLRL; from the exons ATGAAGACCCGCGCCTCCAA GAGTTACCTCTGCGCGGGCAGTTCGTCGTTCGATGACCCCGACGTGGTCGAGGTGTCTCCGGCCGCGGCTGCGGGGTGGGCCCCTAGCCACCACAAGAGGAAGCGGAGCCAG GTTGTACCTCAAGAAGTAATTGaaattgatgatgatgatccTGATGGAGTCATAATTATTGGTGATAAAGCACCAGTGGACAAGAATAAGCAAACTGTTGTATGCCCTATGAATTGGCCAAAGCATGGCAAG AGTGGTTGGATTCAGGACTGCCCTGGCCCAAGCACATATGTTTCAAAACATACCAATTCCTGGGCTGACCTAGTGTTTCAAGATGAGTCGGTTTACAACTATTCTGATGACTACCCTTATGAGGGATTTGAAGAAGACTATgcttatgatgaagatgagtttGAGGATGATGGTTATGATGCTCCACTTATTGAAAGTGAGTTTAAATTTGGTTTGTCTGCCAAGTTTGATAACCTTGATGTTCCACCTGGTTTGGAGGCTTCTTTACCGTGGATGCAGAATACTGCTATTGAGATTGCAAATAAGACCAAATCCACTAAGGCTGTAGATGATAAAATcgaagaaaaatacaagaccttCAAAAGATTTGATACTGTTGATGATCATAGCGATCATTATTATTCAAAGCCAGAAAAGAGAAAGGTTCAGGTGGTAAAAAAG CCATCAAAAGACTGGGTGAAACGTATTCAGCATGAGTGGAAAGTCCTAGAGAAAGATTTGCCAG ATACTATATTTGTGAGGGCATATGAGGATAGAATGGACCTGCTTAGAGCTGTCATTATGGGACCAGCTGGTACTCCTTACCATGACGGTCTCTTCTTCTTTGACATTTACTTCCCTCCTCAGTATCCAAATGTACCACCG ATGGTGAATTACCGTGCTGGTGGTTTGCGGCTTAATCCAAACTTGTATGCTTGTGGGAAGGTGTGCCTTAGCCTCCTAAACACCTGGACTGGCAGTGGATGTGAGAAGTGGAATCCAGCCAATTCAACTATGCTGCAGGTCCTGGTCTCTATTCAAGCTTTGGTTTTGAATGCAAAGCCTTATTTCAATGAGCCTGGCTATGCTATGCATGCTAACACAGCTCATGGGGAGAAGAAATCCCTGACATATAATGAAGATACGTTCCTGCTATCCTGCAGGACGATGTTGTACTCTCTTCGAAATCCACCAAAG AATTTCGAGGATTTTGTTGCTGGCCATTTCCGCAAGTATGGGTGCAACATCCTTGTAGCTTGCAGAGCCTACCTGGATGGTGCCCAGGTTGGATGCCTTTCTGGTGATGGAGTGCAGGACGTCGATGAGGGTGATACGAGCTGCTCAGTGAGGTTCAAGCAGTCACTGAAGAGACTTGTTGAGGAACTTCTGATGGAGTTCACTGCGAAGGGCGCGGACTGTGGCAAGTTCCTCACCGAGAAGGCAAGATCTGGAGCTTCCACATCCGCAGCGGACACCACACTGAGGCTGTAA